In one window of Microbacterium natoriense DNA:
- a CDS encoding VOC family protein has protein sequence MANLNPYLSFRDNARQAMEFYQGVLGGDLDVNVFSEFPDMIQDPSEGDLVMHAQLTTPDGLVLMASDTPSSMPYVAPQGFSVSLSGTSAEATHAVWDGLSDGATVTMPLAEAPWGGLFGMLVDRFGVNWMLNGDPT, from the coding sequence ATGGCCAATCTCAATCCGTATCTCTCCTTCCGCGACAACGCGCGTCAGGCCATGGAGTTCTACCAGGGCGTGCTCGGGGGCGATCTCGACGTCAACGTCTTCTCGGAATTCCCCGACATGATCCAGGACCCGAGCGAAGGCGACCTCGTCATGCACGCGCAGCTCACGACGCCGGACGGCTTGGTCCTGATGGCGTCGGATACCCCGAGCTCGATGCCGTACGTGGCACCGCAGGGGTTCTCGGTCTCGCTGAGCGGAACCTCCGCCGAGGCCACGCATGCCGTGTGGGACGGCCTGTCCGACGGCGCCACCGTGACGATGCCGCTGGCTGAGGCGCCCTGGGGCGGCCTGTTCGGCATGCTCGTGGACCGCTTCGGCGTGAACTGGATGCTCAACGGCGACCCGACCTGA
- a CDS encoding MFS transporter, with protein MTRTRTLGTLATVVGFLAFVEFTSGVLQGYYTPMLTDIARHLGVHDADVNWLEGTQLMLSALVVPAFAKLGDMVGHKRMLLISTALTAAAALVLPFTDSFELFLIAWALMGFYVVWLPLEIALIWSRSRRLEGRSSITAKAAGLLVAALEGGAIIGALVGGALIDVLPLTVVLLVPALLVIICFFVVLLGVKESPEPTGGVFDTVGVVLISIALLCFTGGLALLRLEGGLTNPWSWAVVVLGVVLVVPFALWELRHPDPLIDVRMFRSPALGPVFLTAGLFGVSVLGAQAPLSTFARTDPSVYGYGLGTTGFATSLIIGIYLIAMIGGALLFPMVARAVTPRLTLMGASVLVGVGFLMFVPFHDAYAQVIANMVVVGVGSGALVAALPAAAASAAPASQTGVATGLTNSVKTVGGAIASCVFGIALLHGVSGAAAEGTAGSFAGYVTVWVVCGVTALAAAALLVFVPKESFTDREVVAV; from the coding sequence ATGACCCGCACCCGCACTCTCGGCACCCTCGCGACCGTCGTCGGCTTCCTCGCCTTCGTCGAGTTCACCAGCGGCGTGCTGCAGGGCTACTACACCCCCATGCTCACCGACATCGCCCGGCATCTGGGCGTGCACGACGCAGACGTGAACTGGCTCGAAGGCACTCAGCTGATGCTCTCGGCCCTCGTCGTACCCGCCTTCGCCAAGCTCGGCGACATGGTGGGCCACAAGCGGATGCTGCTCATCTCGACGGCGCTGACCGCCGCGGCCGCTCTGGTGCTGCCGTTCACCGACTCGTTCGAGCTGTTCCTCATCGCGTGGGCGCTGATGGGCTTCTACGTCGTGTGGCTGCCGCTGGAGATCGCCCTGATCTGGTCGCGATCTCGGCGCCTGGAGGGGCGCTCGTCGATCACGGCGAAGGCGGCTGGTCTGCTCGTCGCCGCGCTCGAAGGCGGGGCGATCATCGGCGCCCTCGTCGGCGGTGCGCTGATCGACGTGCTGCCGCTGACCGTCGTGCTGCTGGTGCCCGCACTCCTCGTCATCATCTGCTTCTTCGTCGTGCTCCTCGGGGTGAAGGAATCGCCCGAGCCGACCGGCGGCGTGTTCGACACGGTCGGAGTGGTGCTGATCTCGATCGCCCTGCTGTGCTTCACCGGAGGGCTCGCCCTCCTTCGGCTCGAAGGAGGGCTCACGAACCCGTGGTCGTGGGCGGTGGTCGTGCTCGGCGTCGTGCTCGTGGTCCCGTTCGCGCTGTGGGAGCTTCGTCACCCCGATCCGCTCATCGACGTGCGCATGTTCCGCTCGCCGGCGCTCGGTCCGGTCTTCCTCACCGCCGGCCTTTTCGGGGTGAGCGTGCTGGGCGCCCAGGCGCCGCTGTCGACGTTCGCGCGCACCGATCCGTCGGTCTACGGCTATGGTCTCGGCACGACGGGCTTCGCCACCTCGCTCATCATCGGCATCTACCTGATCGCCATGATCGGCGGCGCCCTGCTGTTCCCGATGGTCGCCCGCGCCGTCACCCCGAGACTGACCCTCATGGGCGCATCGGTGCTCGTCGGCGTCGGCTTCCTGATGTTCGTGCCGTTCCATGACGCCTACGCGCAGGTCATCGCGAACATGGTGGTCGTCGGGGTCGGTTCTGGCGCCCTCGTCGCCGCGCTCCCGGCGGCCGCGGCATCTGCGGCTCCGGCGAGCCAGACCGGCGTTGCGACCGGCCTCACGAACTCGGTCAAGACCGTCGGCGGCGCCATCGCGTCGTGCGTCTTCGGCATCGCGCTGTTGCACGGGGTGAGCGGAGCCGCGGCCGAGGGCACCGCAGGATCGTTCGCGGGCTACGTCACGGTATGGGTCGTCTGCGGCGTCACCGCGCTCGCCGCCGCTGCGCTGCTCGTGTTCGTGCCGAAGGAGTCGTTCACCGACCGTGAGGTCGTGGCCGTCTGA
- a CDS encoding M20/M25/M40 family metallo-hydrolase: MAGVTAPRPGIAERLSQMIRLPTVSAELGERGLEPFESFVALIAEQYPLLHESLALERHTEFGLLFRWMGTGAGDPLVLMAHYDVVPVDESDEWTHPPFAGVIADGVVHGRGALDDKGPLIVVLEAVENLLAAGFTPARDVYLSLGGNEETFGDAAEEIARVLRERGITPWLVVDEGGAVVEAPLPFVPGRAAMIGVGEKGVMTVRLSARGDGGHASAPPTLTAVRRIARAVDRLGPRTFRPRASKAIGRMLTQLAAQTPGPARHLLRLLGSAPLLTGQVFAALGGEPAALVRTTVAATMQSGGTAANVLPSAASATVNLRIALGETAQQTVLRVRRRIRDPLVSVTVVEASEPSPESPTDNDQFALLAEALAVSHPGVAPVPYVMMAATDSRHFHRFAPAVYRFAPLDMSNAQRASIHGVDENVEIAALELGELFHRTLIESLTAPEQEQR, from the coding sequence ATGGCGGGCGTGACCGCACCCCGCCCCGGCATCGCCGAGCGACTCTCGCAGATGATCCGGCTTCCGACCGTGTCGGCCGAGCTCGGTGAGCGAGGCCTCGAGCCTTTCGAGTCGTTCGTCGCGCTGATCGCCGAGCAGTACCCGCTCCTGCACGAGAGCCTGGCGCTCGAGCGGCACACCGAGTTCGGGCTGCTGTTCCGCTGGATGGGAACGGGTGCCGGCGATCCGCTCGTGCTCATGGCGCATTACGACGTCGTCCCGGTCGACGAGAGCGACGAGTGGACTCACCCGCCATTCGCCGGCGTGATCGCCGACGGCGTCGTCCACGGCCGGGGAGCACTCGACGACAAGGGCCCGCTGATCGTCGTGCTCGAGGCAGTCGAGAACCTGCTCGCCGCAGGCTTCACGCCCGCGCGCGACGTCTATCTGAGCTTGGGCGGTAACGAGGAGACCTTCGGCGACGCAGCCGAGGAGATCGCGCGGGTTCTCCGCGAGCGGGGGATCACGCCGTGGCTCGTCGTCGACGAAGGCGGCGCGGTCGTCGAGGCGCCGTTGCCGTTCGTGCCGGGCCGTGCGGCGATGATCGGCGTGGGGGAGAAGGGTGTGATGACGGTGCGGTTGTCGGCGCGCGGCGACGGCGGTCACGCGTCAGCGCCGCCCACTCTGACGGCGGTGCGGCGGATCGCGAGAGCGGTCGACCGACTGGGCCCTCGCACGTTTCGCCCGCGGGCGTCGAAGGCGATCGGTCGGATGCTGACGCAGCTCGCCGCGCAGACGCCGGGTCCCGCACGGCACCTGCTGCGCCTGCTCGGATCAGCGCCGCTGCTCACCGGCCAGGTCTTCGCGGCGCTGGGTGGCGAACCGGCCGCACTCGTGCGGACCACGGTGGCGGCGACCATGCAGTCCGGAGGGACGGCTGCGAACGTGCTGCCGTCCGCAGCATCCGCCACTGTCAACCTGCGCATCGCTCTCGGGGAGACCGCGCAGCAGACCGTGCTGCGGGTCCGCCGTCGCATCCGGGACCCGCTCGTGTCGGTCACCGTCGTCGAGGCGAGCGAACCCTCGCCCGAGTCGCCCACCGACAACGACCAGTTCGCCCTGCTCGCCGAGGCGCTGGCCGTCTCGCATCCGGGCGTCGCACCCGTGCCCTACGTGATGATGGCCGCCACCGATTCTCGGCATTTCCACCGCTTCGCGCCGGCGGTGTACCGCTTCGCACCGCTCGACATGTCGAATGCCCAGCGCGCGTCCATCCACGGAGTCGACGAGAACGTCGAGATCGCGGCGTTGGAGCTAGGAGAGCTGTTCCATCGGACACTCATCGAATCGCTCACCGCCCCGGAACAGGAGCAGCGATGA
- a CDS encoding FUSC family protein — MSLFAFAPSRGPRWQLALQAALGISVPIAVMTIAGQPALGYLAASGAFTVLHYGSLPVVERARVLPIVGAALIAAAGLGALASSAIWLASAGLVIIAIASAALAFGFRLGPPGPLFFVLTFGLAAHIVGSGAIGGGLYVAAFAAGCLFSYLLSLTPLVLPRVRNRASRTLRALFPGPTLTPDGRMLLLRVALVAAIGVLLGLVIDPTRTYWVVGSGIAVIGVAAARRAAFERGLHRMLGTVVGAGVYALLVLLHPSGLLLALLLGVLQFTIEIIVVRHYALALVFITPMVLLLAGAATGTIGSLDIAFERIVDTLVGAALGAASGVLHPRTAPTER; from the coding sequence GTGAGTCTGTTCGCCTTCGCCCCCTCGCGCGGTCCGCGCTGGCAGCTCGCGCTGCAGGCGGCGCTCGGCATCTCGGTGCCGATCGCCGTGATGACGATCGCGGGCCAGCCTGCACTCGGATATCTGGCGGCGTCCGGCGCGTTCACGGTGCTGCACTACGGCTCGCTGCCGGTGGTCGAGCGCGCACGCGTGCTGCCGATCGTCGGTGCGGCGCTCATCGCCGCGGCCGGGCTCGGCGCTCTCGCGTCCAGTGCGATCTGGCTCGCGAGCGCCGGTCTGGTCATCATCGCGATCGCGAGCGCTGCGCTCGCCTTCGGGTTCCGACTCGGACCCCCTGGCCCGCTCTTCTTCGTCCTGACCTTCGGTCTCGCGGCGCACATCGTCGGCTCCGGAGCCATCGGCGGTGGACTGTACGTCGCGGCGTTCGCCGCAGGATGCCTGTTCTCGTATCTCCTGTCGCTGACGCCGCTCGTGCTGCCTCGTGTGCGGAACAGGGCCTCGCGCACCCTTCGTGCGCTGTTCCCCGGCCCGACGCTGACACCCGACGGACGGATGCTGCTGCTCCGCGTCGCGCTGGTGGCCGCGATCGGTGTGCTGCTCGGTCTGGTGATCGACCCCACCCGCACGTACTGGGTCGTCGGCTCCGGTATCGCCGTGATCGGAGTGGCCGCCGCACGCAGGGCCGCTTTCGAGCGCGGGCTGCATCGGATGCTGGGCACCGTCGTCGGCGCGGGCGTGTACGCGCTGCTGGTGCTGCTGCACCCGTCCGGGCTGCTGCTGGCCCTTCTGCTGGGCGTCCTTCAGTTCACGATCGAGATCATCGTCGTGCGTCACTACGCACTCGCGCTCGTCTTCATCACGCCGATGGTGCTGCTGCTCGCGGGAGCCGCGACGGGCACGATCGGCTCGCTCGACATCGCGTTCGAGCGCATCGTCGACACCCTCGTCGGTGCGGCTCTCGGTGCGGCATCCGGCGTCCTGCATCCGCGGACCGCGCCCACCGAGCGTTGA
- the thrC gene encoding threonine synthase, with the protein MQYISTRGGMQPLPYCDTLLEGLATDGGLAVPEVMPTVDGETLERWRALTYPQLATEVLGLFATDIPREDLARMTEAAYAPFPESVVPLREIDGGITLVGLSEGPTLAFKDMAMQFLGQVVEYALERKGSVLNVLGATSGDTGSAAEHALRGKERISVFMLSPQGRMSAFQRAQMFSIDDENIHNIAVDGVFDDCQNLVKELAGDLDFKRTQHLGAVNSINLARITAQVVYYFWAWLRATDAGGWTELSITVPSGNFGNILSGFYAKQMGLPLRRLVLAANENNVLDEFFRTGIYRPRSAQQTLATSSPSMDISKASNLERFIFELVDRDPARVVGAWRDLDEQGFVDFTDELARFEEEFGIVSGTSTHADRLETIRAVHEASDDIIDPHTADGVKVAREYIESGVPMLVLETAKPQKFAETIREAIGVELDYSPELRTMLDAPQQVTELPDDAAALRAFIEEHALR; encoded by the coding sequence GTGCAGTACATCTCGACCCGAGGCGGCATGCAGCCGCTGCCGTACTGCGACACCCTGCTCGAAGGCCTGGCGACCGACGGCGGACTCGCCGTCCCGGAGGTCATGCCGACGGTCGACGGCGAGACCCTCGAGCGCTGGCGAGCACTCACCTACCCGCAGCTCGCGACCGAGGTTCTCGGCCTGTTCGCGACCGACATCCCGCGCGAAGACCTCGCGCGCATGACCGAGGCCGCGTACGCGCCGTTCCCCGAATCGGTCGTCCCACTGCGAGAGATCGACGGCGGCATCACGCTCGTCGGCCTCTCCGAAGGTCCGACGCTGGCGTTCAAGGACATGGCGATGCAGTTCCTCGGGCAGGTCGTCGAGTACGCGCTCGAGCGCAAGGGATCCGTGCTGAACGTCCTCGGGGCGACCTCGGGCGATACCGGCTCCGCGGCCGAGCACGCCCTGCGCGGCAAGGAGCGCATCTCGGTGTTCATGCTCTCGCCGCAGGGCCGCATGAGCGCCTTCCAGCGGGCGCAGATGTTCTCGATCGACGACGAGAACATCCACAACATCGCTGTCGACGGCGTCTTCGACGACTGCCAGAACCTCGTGAAAGAGCTCGCCGGCGACCTCGACTTCAAGCGCACGCAGCACCTCGGCGCCGTGAACTCGATCAACCTCGCGCGCATCACCGCGCAGGTCGTCTACTACTTCTGGGCCTGGCTGCGGGCGACGGATGCCGGCGGCTGGACCGAGCTGAGCATCACCGTGCCGTCCGGCAACTTCGGCAACATCCTGTCGGGCTTCTACGCCAAGCAGATGGGCCTGCCGCTGCGCCGTCTGGTGCTCGCGGCCAACGAGAACAACGTCCTCGACGAGTTCTTCCGCACCGGCATCTACCGCCCGCGCAGCGCCCAGCAGACTCTGGCGACCTCGAGCCCGTCGATGGACATCTCCAAGGCGTCCAACCTCGAGCGCTTCATCTTCGAGCTGGTCGACCGCGACCCGGCTCGTGTCGTCGGCGCCTGGCGCGATCTCGACGAGCAGGGCTTCGTCGACTTCACGGACGAGCTCGCCCGCTTCGAAGAGGAGTTCGGCATCGTCAGCGGCACCTCGACCCACGCCGACCGGCTCGAGACGATCCGCGCGGTGCACGAGGCATCGGATGACATCATCGACCCGCACACGGCCGACGGCGTCAAGGTCGCACGCGAGTACATCGAGTCCGGCGTGCCGATGCTCGTGCTCGAGACCGCGAAGCCCCAGAAGTTCGCCGAGACGATCCGTGAGGCGATCGGCGTCGAGCTCGACTACTCGCCCGAGCTGCGCACCATGCTCGACGCCCCTCAGCAGGTCACCGAACTGCCCGACGATGCGGCCGCACTGCGCGCCTTCATCGAGGAGCACGCGCTGCGCTGA
- a CDS encoding glutaredoxin family protein — translation MELTLISSSFCGACSRTRAVLADAARFLPGATVTEIDVARDPDAAEALDIRFTPTVVIRDDAGAEVFRAEGVPTVPQVLTAAVKALPG, via the coding sequence ATGGAACTCACCCTGATCAGCTCGTCGTTCTGCGGGGCGTGCTCACGCACGCGAGCGGTGCTCGCCGATGCGGCGCGGTTCCTGCCGGGGGCGACCGTGACGGAGATCGACGTGGCGCGAGATCCGGATGCCGCAGAGGCGCTGGACATCCGCTTCACTCCGACCGTCGTGATCCGCGACGACGCCGGCGCCGAAGTGTTCCGCGCTGAGGGTGTGCCCACCGTTCCTCAGGTGCTCACCGCCGCCGTCAAGGCGCTCCCCGGCTGA